One genomic segment of Caldimonas brevitalea includes these proteins:
- a CDS encoding suppressor of fused domain protein: MTLEEYKARYGGQNHVAPGWDAIDASLRALYGDQKPQHCGTIIKHFLGGRDPIDGISTYQSDAGGAAHLHFCTYGFSALYYDEEAVGQDFSRFGFELTFRLKPSQEDHEPPIWVCNLIQNIARYVFESGKWFEEGHWIPANGPIRADAQTDIVGLMFVHDPQLPAMETPHGRVEFLQMVGLTSSEVADLMAKRRTTTEIAATLSKADPYLVTDLARSGA; the protein is encoded by the coding sequence ATGACCCTGGAAGAATATAAAGCCCGCTACGGTGGGCAGAACCACGTCGCCCCCGGCTGGGACGCCATTGACGCAAGCCTTCGGGCTCTCTACGGCGACCAAAAGCCACAGCACTGCGGAACGATCATCAAGCATTTCTTGGGTGGGCGGGATCCCATCGACGGTATCAGTACCTACCAAAGCGACGCGGGTGGCGCGGCGCACCTTCACTTCTGCACTTACGGCTTCTCGGCGCTTTACTACGACGAGGAGGCCGTCGGGCAAGACTTCAGCCGCTTCGGGTTCGAACTAACGTTCCGCCTGAAACCCAGCCAGGAGGATCACGAGCCGCCCATCTGGGTCTGCAACCTCATACAGAACATTGCTCGCTACGTTTTCGAGTCCGGCAAGTGGTTCGAGGAGGGTCACTGGATTCCCGCCAACGGTCCCATTAGAGCCGATGCTCAGACCGATATCGTCGGGCTGATGTTCGTCCACGATCCGCAGCTGCCCGCGATGGAGACCCCGCACGGACGGGTCGAGTTTCTTCAGATGGTGGGGCTGACCTCTTCCGAGGTGGCTGATCTGATGGCCAAGCGCAGAACGACCACCGAGATCGCTGCGACGCTTTCCAAGGCAGATCCATATCTGGTGACCGACCTCGCGCGTAGCGGTGCATGA